One Hordeum vulgare subsp. vulgare chromosome 4H, MorexV3_pseudomolecules_assembly, whole genome shotgun sequence DNA window includes the following coding sequences:
- the LOC123447355 gene encoding serine/threonine-protein kinase MPS1 isoform X3 produces MERRGNSRRPPTPDHAAAAGRSTTFPAAGDAGHANLTSSSGSSASSTVTGEPLDFLGQIYAACKRQRPLGTTKHRAARILLPQGEGTAKAGISPSVRQNSEGMAMQKQRGVLAASRLQKVSPDQKNVNADAGVLTSNQNDMLTTPSVLSTITDTHNQNAGQNDQQKSGMDLFVDRNKSSLDVSSSQMTSQNASAAVGFKKGQFYSVGDSHLTSQGDNYHVAEAAHDQIGKHQKLELAGAAIEIDIKYHAENLPQKGVEEAGNQNHGEQITRCSVVGSSVTAVSLHSGQNTRVPQSNQYASPMEMPECTVESAAAVPGSVLPKQQEAATPSSAGGWNPKNQQVPNTTDKAAPGNGGFPSQGQGLSANEQSTSAKDGGTSEANRDQKERRKKGYDPEHFFKVNGKLYQKLGKIGSGGSSEVHKVISAERAIYALKKIKLKGRDYPTAYGFCQEIGYLNKLKGKSNIIQLIDYEVTDKNLLKEGSPRDGKIKDDQYIYMVLEFGEIDLAHMVDHKWKERNNSNMKIDENWLRFYWQQMLEAVNTIHEERIVHSDLKPANFMLVRGSLKLIDFGIAKAIMNDTTNIQRDAKVGTLNYMSPEALLCDEQDSSGNVFKCGRPTDIWSLGCILYLMVYGKTPFADYTNFWTKFKAVTDRNHKISYPPVDNPWLIDLMRRCLAWDRDERWRIPQLLQHPFLVPRVPRDLPPINPDPDPCTMMMEQIRPYWADPEVARLFSEIRDVIAKRKEDETSQSTKM; encoded by the exons GGGTAACTCCCGCcgcccccctacccccgaccacgccgcggcCGCCGGCAGGAGCACCACCTTCCCCGCCGCCGGGGACGCGGGCCACGCCAACCTCAcctcctcctcgggctcctccgcctcctccaccGTCACGGGCGAGCCTCTCGACTTCCTCGGCCAGATCTATGCGGCCTGCAAGCGCCAGAGGCCTCTCG GTACAACAAAACATCGTGCAGCTCGTATTCTGTTGCCCCAAGGTGAGGGGACGGCGAAAGCTGGTATCAGCCCTTCCGTTAGACAGAATTCTGAAGGAATGGCTATGCAGAAGCAGAGAGGCGTGCTGGCAGCCTCCAGGTTGCAAAAGGTGTCACCTGATCAAAAGAATGTTAACGCTGATGCTGGTGTACTGACATCGAATCAAAACGACATGTTGACTACACCTTCAGTGTTGAGTACTATCACAGATACCCATAATCAGAATGCGGGTCAAAACGACCAGCAGAAGAGTGGAATGGATCTGTTTGTGGACAGGAATAAGTCGTCGTTAGATGTTTCTTCGTCTCAGATGACATCTCAAAATGCATCGGCGGCTGTAGGTTTCAAGAAAGGCCAGTTTTATTCGGTTGGTGATTCACACTTGACTTCTCAGG GAGATAATTATCATGTGGCTGAAGCGGCACATGATCAAATCGGGAAACATCAGAAGCTTGAGCTAGCTGGTGCAGCAATTGAGATCGATATCAAGTATCATGCAGAAAATTTGCCTCAAAAAGGGGTCGAAGAGGCTGGTAATCAGAATCATGGGGAGCAAATAACCCGTTGCTCTGTCGTTGGTTCTTCTGTTACTGCTGTATCACTACATTCAGGGCAAAATACACGAGTTCCTCAGAGTAACCAATATGCTTCGCCAATGGAGATGCCTGAATGTACAGTGGAATCAGCTGCAGCTGTACCAGGTAGTGTCCTTCCCAAACAGCAAGAAGCTGCAACGCCATCAAGTGCTGGTGGTTGGAATCCTAAAAACCAGCAGGTTCCTAATACAACGGACAAAGCTGCCCCTGGCAATGGAGGTTTTCCATCCCAGGGTCAAGGGTTATCTGCTAATGAACAATCTACGTCTGCCAAGGATGGGGGTACTTCGGAAGCAAACAGGGATCAGAAGGAGCGCCGAAAAAAGGGTTATGATCCTGAACATTTCTTTAAGGTGAACGGGAAACTTTATCAGAAACTTGGTAAAATTGGATCTGGTGGCAGCAGTGAAGTTCACAAAGTTATATCAGCAGAACGTGCCATATATGCCCTGAAAAAGATAAAGCTTAAAGGCCGTGACTACCCGACGGCATATGGCTTTTGCCAAGAAATTGGTTACCTAAACAAGCTGAAAGGAAAGAGTAACATCATACAGCTAATTGACTACGAG GTCACTGATAAAAATTTACTTAAAGAAGGTTCACCTCGGGATGGAAAAATTAAGGATGATCAATACATTTACATGGTCCTTGAGTTTGGCGAAATTGATTTAGCACATATGGTTGATCATAAGTGGAAGGAGAGGAACAACTCAAATATGAAAATAGATGAAAATTGGCTGCGGTTTTATTGGCAG CAAATGCTTGAAGCAGTCAATACAATACATGAGGAACGGATAGTACACTCCGATCTGAAGCCCGCAAATTTTATGCTTGTGAGGGGGTCACTGAAGCTAATAGACTTTGGCATTGCCAAAGCTATAATGAATGATACGACAAACATTCAACGTGATGCTAAG GTAGGAACACTAAACTACATGTCACCTGAAGCGTTGCTATGCGATGAGCAAGATTCAAGTGGGAACGTTTTCAAGTGCGGTCGGCCAACTGATATCTGGTCTCTTGGGTGTATTCTTTATCTGATGGTGTATGGCAAGACACCATTTGCAGACTACACGAATTTCTGGACCAAATTCAAAGCTGTCACAGATAGGAACCACAAGATCAGTTATCCTCCGGTCGACAACCCATGGCTTATTGATCTTATGCGAAGGTGCCTGGCCTGGGACCGAGACGAACGGTGGAGAATACCTCAGTTGCTGCAGCACCCATTTCTTGTCCCTCGGGTGCCACGGGATTTGCCTCCCATCAACCCTGATCCCGACCCATGCACCATGATGATGGAGCAGATCAGACCATACTGGGCCGACCCCGAGGTTGCTAGGCTTTTCTCCGAGATCCGGGACGTGATTGCAAAGCGCAAGGAGGATGAGACCAGTCAAAGCACCAAAATGTGA
- the LOC123447355 gene encoding serine/threonine-protein kinase MPS1 isoform X2 has protein sequence MERRGNSRRPPTPDHAAAAGRSTTFPAAGDAGHANLTSSSGSSASSTVTGEPLDFLGQIYAACKRQRPLGTTKHRAARILLPQGEGTAKAGISPSVRQNSEGMAMQKQRGVLAASRLQKVSPDQKNVNADAGVLTSNQNDMLTTPSVLSTITDTHNQNAGQNDQQKSGMDLFVDRNKSSLDVSSSQMTSQNASAAVGFKKGQFYSVGDSHLTSQAGDNYHVAEAAHDQIGKHQKLELAGAAIEIDIKYHAENLPQKGVEEAGNQNHGEQITRCSVVGSSVTAVSLHSGQNTRVPQSNQYASPMEMPECTVESAAAVPGSVLPKQQEAATPSSAGGWNPKNQQVPNTTDKAAPGNGGFPSQGQGLSANEQSTSAKDGGTSEANRDQKERRKKGYDPEHFFKVNGKLYQKLGKIGSGGSSEVHKVISAERAIYALKKIKLKGRDYPTAYGFCQEIGYLNKLKGKSNIIQLIDYEVTDKNLLKEGSPRDGKIKDDQYIYMVLEFGEIDLAHMVDHKWKERNNSNMKIDENWLRFYWQQMLEAVNTIHEERIVHSDLKPANFMLVRGSLKLIDFGIAKAIMNDTTNIQRDAKVGTLNYMSPEALLCDEQDSSGNVFKCGRPTDIWSLGCILYLMVYGKTPFADYTNFWTKFKAVTDRNHKISYPPVDNPWLIDLMRRCLAWDRDERWRIPQLLQHPFLVPRVPRDLPPINPDPDPCTMMMEQIRPYWADPEVARLFSEIRDVIAKRKEDETSQSTKM, from the exons GGGTAACTCCCGCcgcccccctacccccgaccacgccgcggcCGCCGGCAGGAGCACCACCTTCCCCGCCGCCGGGGACGCGGGCCACGCCAACCTCAcctcctcctcgggctcctccgcctcctccaccGTCACGGGCGAGCCTCTCGACTTCCTCGGCCAGATCTATGCGGCCTGCAAGCGCCAGAGGCCTCTCG GTACAACAAAACATCGTGCAGCTCGTATTCTGTTGCCCCAAGGTGAGGGGACGGCGAAAGCTGGTATCAGCCCTTCCGTTAGACAGAATTCTGAAGGAATGGCTATGCAGAAGCAGAGAGGCGTGCTGGCAGCCTCCAGGTTGCAAAAGGTGTCACCTGATCAAAAGAATGTTAACGCTGATGCTGGTGTACTGACATCGAATCAAAACGACATGTTGACTACACCTTCAGTGTTGAGTACTATCACAGATACCCATAATCAGAATGCGGGTCAAAACGACCAGCAGAAGAGTGGAATGGATCTGTTTGTGGACAGGAATAAGTCGTCGTTAGATGTTTCTTCGTCTCAGATGACATCTCAAAATGCATCGGCGGCTGTAGGTTTCAAGAAAGGCCAGTTTTATTCGGTTGGTGATTCACACTTGACTTCTCAGG CAGGAGATAATTATCATGTGGCTGAAGCGGCACATGATCAAATCGGGAAACATCAGAAGCTTGAGCTAGCTGGTGCAGCAATTGAGATCGATATCAAGTATCATGCAGAAAATTTGCCTCAAAAAGGGGTCGAAGAGGCTGGTAATCAGAATCATGGGGAGCAAATAACCCGTTGCTCTGTCGTTGGTTCTTCTGTTACTGCTGTATCACTACATTCAGGGCAAAATACACGAGTTCCTCAGAGTAACCAATATGCTTCGCCAATGGAGATGCCTGAATGTACAGTGGAATCAGCTGCAGCTGTACCAGGTAGTGTCCTTCCCAAACAGCAAGAAGCTGCAACGCCATCAAGTGCTGGTGGTTGGAATCCTAAAAACCAGCAGGTTCCTAATACAACGGACAAAGCTGCCCCTGGCAATGGAGGTTTTCCATCCCAGGGTCAAGGGTTATCTGCTAATGAACAATCTACGTCTGCCAAGGATGGGGGTACTTCGGAAGCAAACAGGGATCAGAAGGAGCGCCGAAAAAAGGGTTATGATCCTGAACATTTCTTTAAGGTGAACGGGAAACTTTATCAGAAACTTGGTAAAATTGGATCTGGTGGCAGCAGTGAAGTTCACAAAGTTATATCAGCAGAACGTGCCATATATGCCCTGAAAAAGATAAAGCTTAAAGGCCGTGACTACCCGACGGCATATGGCTTTTGCCAAGAAATTGGTTACCTAAACAAGCTGAAAGGAAAGAGTAACATCATACAGCTAATTGACTACGAG GTCACTGATAAAAATTTACTTAAAGAAGGTTCACCTCGGGATGGAAAAATTAAGGATGATCAATACATTTACATGGTCCTTGAGTTTGGCGAAATTGATTTAGCACATATGGTTGATCATAAGTGGAAGGAGAGGAACAACTCAAATATGAAAATAGATGAAAATTGGCTGCGGTTTTATTGGCAG CAAATGCTTGAAGCAGTCAATACAATACATGAGGAACGGATAGTACACTCCGATCTGAAGCCCGCAAATTTTATGCTTGTGAGGGGGTCACTGAAGCTAATAGACTTTGGCATTGCCAAAGCTATAATGAATGATACGACAAACATTCAACGTGATGCTAAG GTAGGAACACTAAACTACATGTCACCTGAAGCGTTGCTATGCGATGAGCAAGATTCAAGTGGGAACGTTTTCAAGTGCGGTCGGCCAACTGATATCTGGTCTCTTGGGTGTATTCTTTATCTGATGGTGTATGGCAAGACACCATTTGCAGACTACACGAATTTCTGGACCAAATTCAAAGCTGTCACAGATAGGAACCACAAGATCAGTTATCCTCCGGTCGACAACCCATGGCTTATTGATCTTATGCGAAGGTGCCTGGCCTGGGACCGAGACGAACGGTGGAGAATACCTCAGTTGCTGCAGCACCCATTTCTTGTCCCTCGGGTGCCACGGGATTTGCCTCCCATCAACCCTGATCCCGACCCATGCACCATGATGATGGAGCAGATCAGACCATACTGGGCCGACCCCGAGGTTGCTAGGCTTTTCTCCGAGATCCGGGACGTGATTGCAAAGCGCAAGGAGGATGAGACCAGTCAAAGCACCAAAATGTGA
- the LOC123447355 gene encoding serine/threonine-protein kinase MPS1 isoform X1 translates to MERRGNSRRPPTPDHAAAAGRSTTFPAAGDAGHANLTSSSGSSASSTVTGEPLDFLGQIYAACKRQRPLGTTKHRAARILLPQGEGTAKAGISPSVRQNSEGMAMQKQRGVLAASRLQKVSPDQKNVNADAGVLTSNQNDMLTTPSVLSTITDTHNQNAGQNDQQKSGMDLFVDRNKSSLDVSSSQMTSQNASAAVGFKKGQFYSVGDSHLTSQGENVGVTADSRMDSMLSYMHSVSLSAGDNYHVAEAAHDQIGKHQKLELAGAAIEIDIKYHAENLPQKGVEEAGNQNHGEQITRCSVVGSSVTAVSLHSGQNTRVPQSNQYASPMEMPECTVESAAAVPGSVLPKQQEAATPSSAGGWNPKNQQVPNTTDKAAPGNGGFPSQGQGLSANEQSTSAKDGGTSEANRDQKERRKKGYDPEHFFKVNGKLYQKLGKIGSGGSSEVHKVISAERAIYALKKIKLKGRDYPTAYGFCQEIGYLNKLKGKSNIIQLIDYEVTDKNLLKEGSPRDGKIKDDQYIYMVLEFGEIDLAHMVDHKWKERNNSNMKIDENWLRFYWQQMLEAVNTIHEERIVHSDLKPANFMLVRGSLKLIDFGIAKAIMNDTTNIQRDAKVGTLNYMSPEALLCDEQDSSGNVFKCGRPTDIWSLGCILYLMVYGKTPFADYTNFWTKFKAVTDRNHKISYPPVDNPWLIDLMRRCLAWDRDERWRIPQLLQHPFLVPRVPRDLPPINPDPDPCTMMMEQIRPYWADPEVARLFSEIRDVIAKRKEDETSQSTKM, encoded by the exons GGGTAACTCCCGCcgcccccctacccccgaccacgccgcggcCGCCGGCAGGAGCACCACCTTCCCCGCCGCCGGGGACGCGGGCCACGCCAACCTCAcctcctcctcgggctcctccgcctcctccaccGTCACGGGCGAGCCTCTCGACTTCCTCGGCCAGATCTATGCGGCCTGCAAGCGCCAGAGGCCTCTCG GTACAACAAAACATCGTGCAGCTCGTATTCTGTTGCCCCAAGGTGAGGGGACGGCGAAAGCTGGTATCAGCCCTTCCGTTAGACAGAATTCTGAAGGAATGGCTATGCAGAAGCAGAGAGGCGTGCTGGCAGCCTCCAGGTTGCAAAAGGTGTCACCTGATCAAAAGAATGTTAACGCTGATGCTGGTGTACTGACATCGAATCAAAACGACATGTTGACTACACCTTCAGTGTTGAGTACTATCACAGATACCCATAATCAGAATGCGGGTCAAAACGACCAGCAGAAGAGTGGAATGGATCTGTTTGTGGACAGGAATAAGTCGTCGTTAGATGTTTCTTCGTCTCAGATGACATCTCAAAATGCATCGGCGGCTGTAGGTTTCAAGAAAGGCCAGTTTTATTCGGTTGGTGATTCACACTTGACTTCTCAGG GTGAGAATGTAGGAGTAACAGCTGACAGTAGAATGGATAGTATGTTGTCTTATATGCATTCTGTTTCATTGTCAGCAGGAGATAATTATCATGTGGCTGAAGCGGCACATGATCAAATCGGGAAACATCAGAAGCTTGAGCTAGCTGGTGCAGCAATTGAGATCGATATCAAGTATCATGCAGAAAATTTGCCTCAAAAAGGGGTCGAAGAGGCTGGTAATCAGAATCATGGGGAGCAAATAACCCGTTGCTCTGTCGTTGGTTCTTCTGTTACTGCTGTATCACTACATTCAGGGCAAAATACACGAGTTCCTCAGAGTAACCAATATGCTTCGCCAATGGAGATGCCTGAATGTACAGTGGAATCAGCTGCAGCTGTACCAGGTAGTGTCCTTCCCAAACAGCAAGAAGCTGCAACGCCATCAAGTGCTGGTGGTTGGAATCCTAAAAACCAGCAGGTTCCTAATACAACGGACAAAGCTGCCCCTGGCAATGGAGGTTTTCCATCCCAGGGTCAAGGGTTATCTGCTAATGAACAATCTACGTCTGCCAAGGATGGGGGTACTTCGGAAGCAAACAGGGATCAGAAGGAGCGCCGAAAAAAGGGTTATGATCCTGAACATTTCTTTAAGGTGAACGGGAAACTTTATCAGAAACTTGGTAAAATTGGATCTGGTGGCAGCAGTGAAGTTCACAAAGTTATATCAGCAGAACGTGCCATATATGCCCTGAAAAAGATAAAGCTTAAAGGCCGTGACTACCCGACGGCATATGGCTTTTGCCAAGAAATTGGTTACCTAAACAAGCTGAAAGGAAAGAGTAACATCATACAGCTAATTGACTACGAG GTCACTGATAAAAATTTACTTAAAGAAGGTTCACCTCGGGATGGAAAAATTAAGGATGATCAATACATTTACATGGTCCTTGAGTTTGGCGAAATTGATTTAGCACATATGGTTGATCATAAGTGGAAGGAGAGGAACAACTCAAATATGAAAATAGATGAAAATTGGCTGCGGTTTTATTGGCAG CAAATGCTTGAAGCAGTCAATACAATACATGAGGAACGGATAGTACACTCCGATCTGAAGCCCGCAAATTTTATGCTTGTGAGGGGGTCACTGAAGCTAATAGACTTTGGCATTGCCAAAGCTATAATGAATGATACGACAAACATTCAACGTGATGCTAAG GTAGGAACACTAAACTACATGTCACCTGAAGCGTTGCTATGCGATGAGCAAGATTCAAGTGGGAACGTTTTCAAGTGCGGTCGGCCAACTGATATCTGGTCTCTTGGGTGTATTCTTTATCTGATGGTGTATGGCAAGACACCATTTGCAGACTACACGAATTTCTGGACCAAATTCAAAGCTGTCACAGATAGGAACCACAAGATCAGTTATCCTCCGGTCGACAACCCATGGCTTATTGATCTTATGCGAAGGTGCCTGGCCTGGGACCGAGACGAACGGTGGAGAATACCTCAGTTGCTGCAGCACCCATTTCTTGTCCCTCGGGTGCCACGGGATTTGCCTCCCATCAACCCTGATCCCGACCCATGCACCATGATGATGGAGCAGATCAGACCATACTGGGCCGACCCCGAGGTTGCTAGGCTTTTCTCCGAGATCCGGGACGTGATTGCAAAGCGCAAGGAGGATGAGACCAGTCAAAGCACCAAAATGTGA
- the LOC123447355 gene encoding serine/threonine-protein kinase MPS1 isoform X4, with product MERRGNSRRPPTPDHAAAAGRSTTFPAAGDAGHANLTSSSGSSASSTVTGEPLDFLGQIYAACKRQRPLGTTKHRAARILLPQGEGTAKAGISPSVRQNSEGMAMQKQRGVLAASRLQKVSPDQKNVNADAGVLTSNQNDMLTTPSVLSTITDTHNQNAGQNDQQKSGMDLFVDRNKSSLDVSSSQMTSQNASAAVGFKKGQFYSVGDSHLTSQGENVGVTADSRMDSMLSYMHSVSLSAGDNYHVAEAAHDQIGKHQKLELAGAAIEIDIKYHAENLPQKGVEEAGNQNHGEQITRCSVVGSSVTAVSLHSGQNTRVPQSNQYASPMEMPECTVESAAAVPGSVLPKQQEAATPSSAGGWNPKNQQVPNTTDKAAPGNGGFPSQGQGLSANEQSTSAKDGGTSEANRDQKERRKKGYDPEHFFKVNGKLYQKLGKIGSGGSSEVHKVISAERAIYALKKIKLKGRDYPTAYGFCQEIGYLNKLKGKSNIIQLIDYEQMLEAVNTIHEERIVHSDLKPANFMLVRGSLKLIDFGIAKAIMNDTTNIQRDAKVGTLNYMSPEALLCDEQDSSGNVFKCGRPTDIWSLGCILYLMVYGKTPFADYTNFWTKFKAVTDRNHKISYPPVDNPWLIDLMRRCLAWDRDERWRIPQLLQHPFLVPRVPRDLPPINPDPDPCTMMMEQIRPYWADPEVARLFSEIRDVIAKRKEDETSQSTKM from the exons GGGTAACTCCCGCcgcccccctacccccgaccacgccgcggcCGCCGGCAGGAGCACCACCTTCCCCGCCGCCGGGGACGCGGGCCACGCCAACCTCAcctcctcctcgggctcctccgcctcctccaccGTCACGGGCGAGCCTCTCGACTTCCTCGGCCAGATCTATGCGGCCTGCAAGCGCCAGAGGCCTCTCG GTACAACAAAACATCGTGCAGCTCGTATTCTGTTGCCCCAAGGTGAGGGGACGGCGAAAGCTGGTATCAGCCCTTCCGTTAGACAGAATTCTGAAGGAATGGCTATGCAGAAGCAGAGAGGCGTGCTGGCAGCCTCCAGGTTGCAAAAGGTGTCACCTGATCAAAAGAATGTTAACGCTGATGCTGGTGTACTGACATCGAATCAAAACGACATGTTGACTACACCTTCAGTGTTGAGTACTATCACAGATACCCATAATCAGAATGCGGGTCAAAACGACCAGCAGAAGAGTGGAATGGATCTGTTTGTGGACAGGAATAAGTCGTCGTTAGATGTTTCTTCGTCTCAGATGACATCTCAAAATGCATCGGCGGCTGTAGGTTTCAAGAAAGGCCAGTTTTATTCGGTTGGTGATTCACACTTGACTTCTCAGG GTGAGAATGTAGGAGTAACAGCTGACAGTAGAATGGATAGTATGTTGTCTTATATGCATTCTGTTTCATTGTCAGCAGGAGATAATTATCATGTGGCTGAAGCGGCACATGATCAAATCGGGAAACATCAGAAGCTTGAGCTAGCTGGTGCAGCAATTGAGATCGATATCAAGTATCATGCAGAAAATTTGCCTCAAAAAGGGGTCGAAGAGGCTGGTAATCAGAATCATGGGGAGCAAATAACCCGTTGCTCTGTCGTTGGTTCTTCTGTTACTGCTGTATCACTACATTCAGGGCAAAATACACGAGTTCCTCAGAGTAACCAATATGCTTCGCCAATGGAGATGCCTGAATGTACAGTGGAATCAGCTGCAGCTGTACCAGGTAGTGTCCTTCCCAAACAGCAAGAAGCTGCAACGCCATCAAGTGCTGGTGGTTGGAATCCTAAAAACCAGCAGGTTCCTAATACAACGGACAAAGCTGCCCCTGGCAATGGAGGTTTTCCATCCCAGGGTCAAGGGTTATCTGCTAATGAACAATCTACGTCTGCCAAGGATGGGGGTACTTCGGAAGCAAACAGGGATCAGAAGGAGCGCCGAAAAAAGGGTTATGATCCTGAACATTTCTTTAAGGTGAACGGGAAACTTTATCAGAAACTTGGTAAAATTGGATCTGGTGGCAGCAGTGAAGTTCACAAAGTTATATCAGCAGAACGTGCCATATATGCCCTGAAAAAGATAAAGCTTAAAGGCCGTGACTACCCGACGGCATATGGCTTTTGCCAAGAAATTGGTTACCTAAACAAGCTGAAAGGAAAGAGTAACATCATACAGCTAATTGACTACGAG CAAATGCTTGAAGCAGTCAATACAATACATGAGGAACGGATAGTACACTCCGATCTGAAGCCCGCAAATTTTATGCTTGTGAGGGGGTCACTGAAGCTAATAGACTTTGGCATTGCCAAAGCTATAATGAATGATACGACAAACATTCAACGTGATGCTAAG GTAGGAACACTAAACTACATGTCACCTGAAGCGTTGCTATGCGATGAGCAAGATTCAAGTGGGAACGTTTTCAAGTGCGGTCGGCCAACTGATATCTGGTCTCTTGGGTGTATTCTTTATCTGATGGTGTATGGCAAGACACCATTTGCAGACTACACGAATTTCTGGACCAAATTCAAAGCTGTCACAGATAGGAACCACAAGATCAGTTATCCTCCGGTCGACAACCCATGGCTTATTGATCTTATGCGAAGGTGCCTGGCCTGGGACCGAGACGAACGGTGGAGAATACCTCAGTTGCTGCAGCACCCATTTCTTGTCCCTCGGGTGCCACGGGATTTGCCTCCCATCAACCCTGATCCCGACCCATGCACCATGATGATGGAGCAGATCAGACCATACTGGGCCGACCCCGAGGTTGCTAGGCTTTTCTCCGAGATCCGGGACGTGATTGCAAAGCGCAAGGAGGATGAGACCAGTCAAAGCACCAAAATGTGA